Within the Spirochaetaceae bacterium genome, the region GCCGGCGCGCCGTCCACCACCCGATGGTCGATGGTCAGCGACAGGCCGAGGTGGCGGCGCCAGCGAACCTGCGCCGGATCGGGCGCGCCCGGGGCCGCCGGATCGGCGAGCACCGGCTGCAACGCCAGCGCGCCGACGCCCAGGATCGCCACCTGCGGCAGGTTGAGAATCGGCGTGAAGCTGTCCACCCCCAGCGCCCCGAGATTGGTGACCGTGAAGGTGCCGCCCCGCAGCAGGTCGGGGCTGATCGATCCCGCCTGCGTGGCGGCGGCCAGCTCATGGGCGCGCGCCGCCAGTGCCGCGATCGACAGCCGGTCGGCGCCGGCGATCACCGGCACCACCAGCCCGCGCTCGGTATCCACGGCGAACGCAAGCTGCACCGCTCGGTGGCGCTCGATGCGGTCTCCCGCAACCACCGCGTTGAGCTCCGGGT harbors:
- a CDS encoding 2-oxo acid dehydrogenase subunit E2, which codes for AAAAGARVPATGTGIGGRVTLADMAAVAAAPAAAEAGGGPEAVETVPITGVRKLISERMQQSLSDTAQLTMHATADAEALLAYRARLKASPEHLGLAGVTINDLVLYAVARTLPRYPELNAVVAGDRIERHRAVQLAFAVDTERGLVVPVIAGADRLSIAALAARAHELAAATQAGSISPDLLRGGTFTVTNLGALGVDSFTPILNLPQVAILGVGALALQPVLADPAAPGAPDPAQVRWRRHLGLSLTIDHRVVDGAPAARFLQALGAAIADIDLLAAL